The Musa acuminata AAA Group cultivar baxijiao chromosome BXJ3-6, Cavendish_Baxijiao_AAA, whole genome shotgun sequence region AATGTATTTTGTACAAATATCTGAGTCCTTCCACATACAACGTCGAAGAATGATCGATCTCTGTGCTGTGTTACGTTCTTGCCTCTGCCCACTGTCAACCAGTTGATGCTCACAAGGGCTTCTTGAGCCCCTTGAAATCCATGGTGTCGACGCATTCGTACGCCTCCCTGTGACCATCCAATTGTTTGATGAGGTCGGTGGCCTTCTCCTTGGTCTCCCCGCTGCACCccacctgcagcagcagcagcagtttcTGAAAGGCACCTACTCGCAGCGCCTCCTGCAAGCATCTCCCCTTCCCTTCTCCCTCCTCTCCCTCGTTCCTGCACAGCTTCCATAGCGCCGACACGACCAGCTCCGTCGCCATGTCCGACACCCGGAACATCTTCTTCACCAGCACCGGCACCGTGAGCGCGTGTTGCCGGGCCTTCTCCCTGCCGCCCTCGCAGCTCAGCAGCCCTTCGAGCACCGCCAATGCCTTCTCGTTCATGCTCTTCTCCGGCTCCACCAGGGCCTCTACCAGCACAGGCACCAGCCCCAGATCGACTACCTGCGCTGCCGTCCTCTCGTCGTGGCTAACCATGTAGAAGATGGCCACCAGAGACGCCTTCGTGGCCTGAGGGAAGATGGGCTCCTTGACGAGCTTGGCCAGTGCTTCCACCAGCCCCTTCGTCCCGGCAACGGCGTCCACCTTCGCTCCGCTGGATGCGAGAAGCTGCTTCACCACCAACGCCGCGCTGAGCCTTGCAGCCAAATTCCCATGCGTCAAGATCGACGCCAGGCACCCGAGCGACTCGGGCGATCCGATGTGCGAAGCGGCTTCCTCGTCCAGCGGCGACACCGTCGCCAGCGCTGCCAAGATTTCCTCCGAAACCTCTGCCGCCGAGCACTCCGAGGATCCGCCGGCCACAGCACCGAACGTGGCGGCCAAAACCCGGCTCGCGCCGTTCGACGCGAAGCACCGCCGGTTCCGTTCGCTCTCCCTCGCCAAATTCCTGACCTTGGCCGCCATCTGCCTGCACCGCGCGTGGTCGCCTCGCTGGCCCGCGGCCGCGACCTCCGACAGGATGTCCACCACCTGGGTCCTGGTCACCGGAATCTTAGGCGTGGGTATCCTTTCGATCCCGTGCCGCCGGTTCGCCACGCACCAGTCCTGTATCATCTTCCGTATCGCGTGGTTGGGGAGGAGCCCGTCGGCGTTCCTCAGCTCCTGTTTGGTCACCGGGCACGTCGCGTTCCCCATCTCCAGCCAAGTCTCGATGCTCTGCCGGTCGTAGGTGATCCCGGTCGATGCCGTCACCGGGTCCTTCATCAGCTCCAGCGATATCGGGCATCGGAAGTGCGTCGGGACGGTGATCTCCTTATCGAGAACTCTCCTATCCAGCTTGGTCTTCAGGCCGGACTTGCGGTTTCTCCATGGAAAGGCCATGAACAGAGCTTGGTTTCTCGGTGGTGAAACGGGAAGTACAAGTATGCTCGAGAGAGGAAGCGGTCGTATTCTATATGAGATAAGATCGGAGGGAAGGGAAGGCAACgggggaagtatatatatgagtgGATCGCCTGCGATGGAAGGGGGGAAGCGTTCAAAGCGCGGGGCATTGGCGATTTGAACGTTGACCGTTGAAGCTTTACCTAATCAAACGGGAGGTCTGACCCGGTTGACCACCGGCTCGAGGCTCGACCTATTAACTCGGTTCTAATTCAAATCGCTTAAAAAAACCaaaaccaaaaacaaaaacaaaattcgAAATCGATGCGGTGTTTCTCTTCATGTGGGAAACGTTTTCTGACGCGCAAGCAAAACGTTAGCCGCTCTCCATACGTTTCCACATGCTTGCTCTCTGCGTCTCCATGAAAGCTTTTCTCATCTGCCATTCCGAGTCGTCGGAGTTGTTGGCTACGTCGAGCACGGCATCGCAGTCTTCTTCGCCCCTTTGCAGGTCTTAGAATAGCGGCTGAAAGCGTCGTCGGACCACAGGCAACAGTGACCTCAAACAGTCACATCAAATCTATTAATTACAGCTTCAAATTAAGAACAGAGAAGAACGAGCCAAATCGATTTGACTATAACTCTCGATCGGTCCGAGTCCAACCAAAACATTTGGGTCTACTAAAATGAATCGTGACGAGCGATACAGAGTCAACATGTTTACCAGATCAAATGGTGCTCGGTCATAGTCTTCTCGTTCGACCCAACAACAGTTAGGTCTCTTCGCGTTACAGAGACGAAGAGCAGTTTTAGGTGTTAGTACTTGGAAAAGCATGCTTACCTTCCACTTTAATACTGCAAAGTTAGCTCCCGATCGGGTTTCGATTTATTGATTCAGGTCAAAATTTATGGAGCAGAGGTTGACTGATGATTGATGATTACACATCTCGACATGCCGTGAGATTTCCATCCTTGTTTGGATACCTCAGGCAAATAACTATCACACCTTTGCTATGGTGATCGCCATGTTGCATGCAGAGTGTTTTTAGGTGACATATGGGATTATTAAGCTGTGCAAAATTCTTGATTTAAGTGCCTCGAGATCACAATCCAAAGATTCAGATGAAGTTTCAGTTGAGCTTAGAAAGGGCTTCTGCTGCAACAACTATTTTATCTGATGTAGTTTGACTGCTCCTCCTCTctgaatctattcatattattatGCCAGAAGATATGGATCTGTAATGCATATAAACCCAATGAAATCCAAGATTAAAAAGGTATTTATTTGGTCTGTTTGAAGAGGTCAAAAATCTTTGGGTTGCGCACTTCCAATCCGAAGTGTGTATCCGCGagtaaagaggaggaggaggaggaggtgcacACACAGGCACCATGTCGGCCCCTTGAATCCGAGCGGCGACCGTGGCATGGAGGTCAGACGCAGCTCAAGACGCGCGATGGTGGATTTCTGACTTCATGGAGGCCGGTGTCGACGTAGATCGAGATGTCAGCAGACTGTGAGGTCGGTGTTTGAATGCTGCAGCTCATCGACAGAGACAACCCAGCTGTCGGAAGTTGGCACGTAGACTTGCTGTTCTTCCTCGTAAGTTTTCGACGTAGAAGACGAGACTTGGCAAACAGAGAAACAAATGGAAATGCGAAGAAcaacaagaaaggaaaagaaggatGAAGGAGAAGTAAGCGCGTGGAGGAAGTCAATCTATCAGCACTTCACATGGGCGGTGGTGGGCGCAGTGTGAGTTCAATTTGGACTTCTCCATGCTTTTGTGTTTTTGGGTATTTGTGGCATGTTAGCACTGCTTCTAAATATGGATGTGATGGATTAGATTATGATCGTACGTAGATCACAATCGATCCGTAAACGAaggataattataaattattctttataattagttatttttaatatccCGTGTTTCCTAAGATACCTCACAGATCAGTCGAGAGATTTGGGTAAACTGTCAAGagaataatagtgtaaaatattgatTATGAATCTGCACTGCTGCATTAATGATTAATGTCTCGTAAACAGACAGGTTGGAGTGATTAATGCTGGCCAACAGCTCGCATGTGATCCGATTCCTTCGTATCATCTCTCTGACATGTAGATTATTATTATTTCGGTCATGTTCGTCTTGTAAACGAGTCTTTGAATCCTGATTTGTTTAAGCTACTTATGGAGTATGATAAGAACTATATCTATCTTGGAAATGCTACCGAGAGCCGAGTGCGATAGATACAGAAGCAAACGAGTAAAGTGATGCAGCATAACACCTCATCTTGCTAAAAAGGCAAGTAATTTAAAGGGAACAACTAAGGGGAGCGAGTACAGACGTCACAGCTGACGAGGAGGAATGGCAGAGAGCCACGACACGGGAAGTAGCAAAAGCAAAGCCAAACACAAGTACACAAGAATGAACAGAGCTGAGAACACGCGGTTCTCATGACTGATTTATCTTCCATCGGCTGAGGTGAAGGAATCCGCAAAGCCAGGTGGCCTCGTCGGTATGCTGGTCTGGGTGTTGTCCAAGCTCGCAAGGAATGATGATGTGGCTCCGTCGAAATGGCTGCTGTCGTCGAATGCCTGCCATTTCTTCAGTGCTTGGGGGAGTGACATGTCGAGGTCGATCCCGTAGCTGTCTTCTGAGTCGGGATCGGAGGGCTTCCACAGCTCCGCGAGTGATGCCAGGACGGTGACCGCATGGCTCATATCCGGCCTCTGGTGAGGTTCTCTGCCACAGCAGTGGCCTGCAAGCTCTGCGACGGTGCTGATGCTCGTGATCGTCTCCTCGTCGAGGTCGATGGTTGGGTCTATGGCCTTTCGGAATGTGTCCTTGTTGAGTTGCATCCTGCGGAACCATGTAACCAGGTGCACACTTTCCTCCGGTTGGCTCTCGTCCAGTGCCTTCCGACCGGTGATCAGCTCCATCAGTATCACTCCGAAGCTATACACATCAGCTTTTGTGGTGACACGACCAGTCACTGCAAATATATACAGATCGATGAGCGCCTTCAACGTCCCGCAGACCAATAACGATGAAAACATCAAGAAATAGAGCCTCTTTCTTTGATCATCTTGCTGAGTCATGTTGAACaaagattatatttttttattcttttccgAACCAACAATTCAATTGTGCGATCCAAGATCTAagcaatccagatttagagagacTAGACCTGTTGGCAGAACTGCTAATTCCAACTCGCATGAGATAGCAAATATAAGAAGCTATACTACAAAATCAGAATGAGAACTCGTTTATCATCAAAGAGTATAAAGTAATTCAAGAACTACAATAAAGTCAGGCCTTGCAGCCAGCAATAAGCTGGAAGATTACAATAAAGTCAAAAGTCATCTGATGTGTTCCAAGTCATTGTGGATCGGAGCTTACATCAGTATATTGCCACTATAAACTTTGGCACAGGGATCACATTATTGAACTGCAAGGCGACTTACTAAGATGCTATCATGCTACATTTCTTTACCATCCTATGATCTAGGGTTTCAATTTTAGCCACCGATATCTAATAGAACAATCTCCTGATCCCAAatgaaaacttcttttcttaactATTTGCTGCAAAGTTAAGATAATTGGCAAGAGACCAATTTGCTATATATTAATTTATGACATTGATGCAGTTAGACTAATGTATGCAACTAATACAGGAAGCTACAAGTCAGCGAACCGAGATTAGACTAAAAATTCAAAGGCCTATAAATCTTTAGCGTTAATAGTTAGCATTGACCAATGATGAGAAAGTTCAAATGCTGAACTACTTAATCAGGACTTGGAAGATTATATGGAGCAGATGGCATGTCGAATCACATAGCATAATGCAGTCGCATGATACAGCATGGGAGTAGAGTCATAAGTTTGAGAATTACCAGCATACTCTGGAGCTAGATAACCAAAGGTACCAGCTAGCCTTGTTTCAACAGAACAACCTTTCCCATCCGGTGCAAGTCGGACAAGGCCAAAATCTGCAACTTTAGCTTTCATGTCATCCCCAAGAAGGATGTTGGAAGGCTTAAGATCCCTGTGGATAAAGCTCTGATGTGCCAAATTGTGTAAATACTCCACACCCCTTGCCACATCCAGTGCGATGCTTAGCCTTTTTTTCCATTCCAAAGGCTTCAATCCTTCCTCCTTCCAGTCCAGAAGATGGCGACTCAGTGTCCCCTGAGGCATGTACTCATAGACCAACAGTCTCTCATTCCCGTCCAAACAGTAACCGAGAAGCGAGACCAAATTCCGGTGCCTGACCTTCGTGAGGACTGCAATCTCAGATTTGAATTCATTCAGACCCTTCGTCCCCATGACGCCTGCCTCCATCCTCTTGACTGCAATCTTGGTGCCATCATGGAGCTCACCCTTGTAGACCGTACCAAATCCACCACGCCCCAGAATGTTCTCTTCGCTGAAATTGTTGGTCACATTCCTAAGAACCTGAATAGAGATCACCATATTCCCTGCATCGACTACATGAACATCACTCGGGCCACTACTCGCCTGGCTGTAAGATTCACTGGCAGTTGCGCCACCGTTCATGCTTGAGCCAACGACGGTGATCTTCACCATGTCCTGGTCGGACCCCGAATGGCGTGGGTGTATGACTGTAGTGTTTGGACTCTGAACCCTCCCGGAATTCTGCAGCTTCTTCTTGTAATAGCAGAAACTCAACAGTCCAACAAGGCTGACACCGGCGACCACAGCGATCACAGAACCAGCAATCACACCTACAGAGCCAGAAGAAGCCTTCCCACTGCTGTTGCCGCTCACATCAACAGACCCTGCTGGATCTGAGTCGCTACCATTAGGAGCAGAACCAGAGTCCGAACCTGGCGGAGCAACATCCTTCCCCATATTCACATTCCCACCAGTCATCACCAATACATTCTTGCTGAAGCTTGGAATTTTCCCCCAGAGCATGTTGTTGGACACGTCCAATTCCTTCAGCGACGTCAGATTGGTGAGCGTGGATGGAATTGTCCCCGTGAGATTATTATTCGGCAGCAGCAGCCTCTGCAATGAGGTGAACGCACTGAAATCAGGTGAGATCGTACCATTGAGGCTCATCCTCGAGAAATTGATCACAGTGATGTTGCCATCGGCATCACAGCTGATGCCCAGCCACCCGCAGGGGTCGTTCCCCTTCCAATTCTCTGCGAATCGTTCCGGGTAGCTGAAGCTTTTGGCGATGGATAGCAAGAGTGTGACTCGGTCGTCGCACTCCCCTGCTGACTTCAGACAAAAGCTCTCGCTTCCAGGGACGAGGTCTAGAGTCACAGAATCCGGGAAGACGGGCACGGGCCCCTGCAGCAGGTTATTGGTGAGCGTAACTTTGGAAAGCGATTTCAGCTCGACCAAGGAGCGGGGAACGACGCCGGTGAGCTGATTATCCCGGAGCTCCAGATTGCGCAGGTTTGTGAGGGCGGAGAAGTCCGGAAGCGGCCCGGAGAAGCCGTTGGACTGGAGCCAGAGCTCCTCGAGGGCGGTCATGTTCTCGACGAAGGCGATCCCGCCGTTGAGGCGGCTCGGTCCCACCTGGTTGTTCAGCCAGAGCGAACGGAAGGAAGCCGCCGCAAAAGCTGAAGGGACGGGGCCAGAGAGGAGGTTGAAGGCAAGGCCGAGGTGGTCGAGCCCGGGAAAGGCGGTGGCGAGGAAGTCCGGGAGGGGGCCGGAGACATTGGCATTGTTGGCAGAGAAGTTGACGAGGGCGGCGGCGTCGCTGAGGCTGGCGGGAAGGGGCCACGCAGCGAGGGGGTTGTCGTCGAGGAACACGGCCTGGAGGGAGGAGAGGCCGGAGAAAAAGTCGGGGGGAATGGAGGAGAAGAGGTTGCCGTGGAAGAGGAGGACCTGCAGGGAGGCGAGGCCAGCGAGGGAAGGGAGCGGCCCGGCGAGACGGTTGTTCTGGAGCTCAAGCCGGACGAGGGAGGTGAGGTTGCGGACGTCGGCAGGGAGGGAGCCAGCAAGGCTGCGGTTGCCGACCTGGATGGCCGTGACGCGGCCGTCGGAGCAGGCGACGCCGGCCCAGGCGGTGCAGGGGTCGGCGGAGGCGGACCAGTCGAGGACCTTGTCAGCGCCGAGGGCGGTGGCGAGGACCTGCATTGACGCAAGGTCGCCAAGGTTTGTATCGGCCGCGCTCCTGGACGCGGCGCCGGCTAAAAGGAGCAGCAGCAGGATGTGAGCCGCCGTCGGGAGGAAAAGAGCTACGGGTCGATCGGCCATGGTTCGTCCGAGAAGGAAAGTTCTAGGGTTTCACAGAGGAGAGcagcatagagagagagagagagaggagagagagagagaagtaagtGGATAGCACATGCATGGGGAAGGGGAGCGGGCCAGCTATGGCCACTGGAGTCTTGTGGGCTGCGATCTACGTGACGACTGCCATTGCTGGGGTTCGGCGCGTTGTTTCCTCCATTAAATGCGCCCGTCACGGCGCATTCATAATCATCTTCAGTGAACGGCCAAGATTCCACGATGGTCTTAAATCGCCCGTTCCGTAGAGATATGACGGAAAACGGTGCATAATATTATGTGATTGTAATCAGATAACGGAACCGTTACGCGCAAGCGATTGAGGAAAAGTCGAAAAGGCCGTCCGGCGACGACTGACCAGCGACTGACACGTGTCCGCATTGGATTCCTTCGAGTGGTAGAAGGACAACGAGATACTCCGTTGGGTCTTCGTGTTCGAACTAATTTGAATGCGGGGGATGACAGGTGGGTGGGTGGGTTGGGTGGGTTGGTTGCGTGTCCCAATGGGTTTAGTAGCTGTTGCCAGATTGAAGTCGAGTGCCGGTCAGCTGTCTGGACCCCGTCAGGCTCAAGCGTCACCGACCGTCAAGACAATGACAGAGATGCGCTACGTGGATTTATTCTTCAATTATGCCAAATGTCACCGAGTGATTGGCAGGTACATTTTCGCTTATCAACCCCAAATACTCTGAGGTATAATAACTTTATTTGCCAAGATCGACTAAAATTTAATGCCTGGCTGCTGTCCTGGGGGCATCAGAGCCCACCCAAAAAGGTGTGACTGTTGTGTTCGCAGAGAAGGTACCCGACGAACAGTCGCCTTTCATACCCATGCGATGGTTGGAGAGACAGCACGGGCCCACAGAGGACCACACATGTCGAATGCGGATAGGTCGCGGCGACGACGGGAGAGGCGGGAGCTTCATCCCGAGCGAGTCGAGAGTTTGACCGATCTGCTGCAATCATGACGGATTCTTCATGTTCTATGATGCAGCTTGCGACCTTTCACCGAAATCTCTGTTCAAGTTGGAATCTTGGCCAATGTTCGATCGACCTTCGTGAGAACATACTCCACAACGGAAGCCACATACGTTGTTTGCATGCAGTCTCTCTTCTCATGCCAAACCGGGCTCCCAATTCCACCCACAGCAGCAAGCAAGAGATTCCCATCCCCGTTTAGCTATGACAAAGAGAGAGGGGACAACAAGCCCCTGTAAGAAGCAACGCAGTCGACGACGTCCACAGCTTCCCCGAACGCCATGGCCATCACATCACGGTAAAGCCGGCGTTCTTCGTCGCGGCTTCTCACGTCCCCAAAGTGGCCCACGTGTTCGCCTTCACGGTGTTCGTCTGGGTCCTCCACTTCCGCGGAGGCGCCGCCAGGCTGGGCTGCACAATCTCATCTTCAATGTACACGACTCCCCTTCCTCTTCCTGACATGCACGTTGACCTTTGCTTTCGTCTTCCTTGATAGGTGCATCCTCTTGTGATGTGTCTGGGGTTCAGTCTGGTCACTAGCGCAGGTATGTGTTCCGCGTCACTTTGGAGCAATGTCCATTGGTTTCTGTGGGACTCTAACACTTGGCTTCTGCCATGAACAGGTATCATGGCCTATAATACAGTTGCGAAAGGGAAGAATGTACAGAAGTTTGCGCACATGATGCTTCGACTAGTTGCAGTGGCTCTCGGAGTATTCGGAATCTAAGCTGTCTTCGAGTACCACAGAGCAAACACCGCACTCATGGTTGGGCATGTTCACCATCTGCTTGTTCGGCCTGCAGGTTCTTCTTCCTCCTTGCGTCAGAAGCTAATTCTCCCGTAAAAGGGCCATGAAAGCTCACCAAGAAGGCTACTTCGCTGACATGCATGCGTGCAGTGGCTGTTCGGGTTCGTGAACTTTTGGTTCCCGAAAGCGTCGCCGCCGACGAGAACCCTGCTGGTCTCGTTGCACGCTTCGGCTGGAATGGCGATCTTTCCGTTGACGGTGTGCAGGGCGGAGACGGGGCTTGCGCAGATGGACGCGGCGCCGGGGACGGAGGCTCATTTGGTCAACTTCGCCGGCCTCTTTATCCGTCTCTTTGCGGTgactgtgagcatcgctgtagcccTTCGCGGGGTATCCATTTGAACCATGGCAtggtttccttcctttcttcttcatctttgtCATCATCGATAATGCAGATTCATTGCTGTCAACCATTTCTCATGGCAAATAGAGAGGAACTATCACACTGACTTAGATTGCACACTCTGTGGCTGTGACAAGGAAATGGAACAGCAGATCACATCCTTGCATCTATGTGATCCTTTTCTTGTGGATCAACTTTCAGCTGCAGAGTCCAAAACTATGCACATCAGCCTTGGAGAATGGTTTTCATCATTTCAATGAGCGGAGTGAACCACACACAACAAAATCTGCCATTGAATGGGGTCAATAGAGCAACCAATTCAGAAAGGAATCATATGTGACATTGATAATGACACAAACTGGCCATTCCATGGCTTTTTATGATTGGCCAGCTCCACTTTTGTCCTCCAATCTGTAGAAGCCATATCGATGGAAAAGGAGAATGACAGGCATGGATGAAAAGAAAACTATGGTAATCGAACAATTAAATCCTTATATACCATATTAATGAAGCACACATTTATGTCACTGTCTCTTCCACATATGAAAGCAACTAAACGATATGGAGAATCTACTTTTATCCTGCCACTGTCTTGCCATATGATCAATACTGCCATTGTGGTGTGACCTTCACATCTCAGTTTCTTCCTTCAGGGATACTCTTGATTTTGAATGAAGGCATACACACTCATGGAACTGCTGCGAAAGCTATGGTTCCTGGATGGACAGTGGTCAATATGACAGGACTCTTAAAGAACTGCTTACTGTTTATCTACTTGCAGCTCTGAGCAAGAAACCCAGAGCTACTGTTGGCAATCATGCAGAGTGATGCAGAGCCACTGTTGCTTGGGCTACAATTCCCATCTCTTGATGTGCAAGTAATAGCATATATTTCCTTGCAAGTGATATGGAGATGAAAGGTGCCAAGAGGAGTTGAGCACTCACCACAGCTTCTTCACCCAAAAGAAGAGGACATATAAGGTGACATATCCCTTCGCTATTTCTGCATCCACATGCCTTTTGGTCTGCCAGCCGAAACTCTGCTTTCCATAATTAGGCATTACCAGATGCCATCATATATGCCCACCTCACATCATTCTCATCTCCCCTCCTCTATCTTCCTCTCCTCGCACCGGAAGGAGAACTTGAGCCATGAAGCCATTCCCCCACAGAGAAGTGCTGAGGTTACATCTAGCTCCTTGCTCGGTATGCCCACATTATCTACCACATATGCATGATAGTTTCTCCAAATTTTGATCTTGTTCTGCTAGAGTTTTGGGATTTTATGATGCCTTTTTAGATTTAATTTGTGCTTCTCGATTCCCTTCATAACCAGTAGCATCAGAACTGTTCAACAGAAGGACATGGAAGCATATGATAGGCCTGTCGAAGTTCACCGACAGTTCTACTTGTGCATGCAGCTGAAGGAGAGCTAAAGCCTTACTCGCCATCTCTATTAGGCCTAAACATGAACGGTTCCGACACAGAAGCATCGGTAGAAGT contains the following coding sequences:
- the LOC135640958 gene encoding receptor protein kinase TMK1-like; protein product: MADRPVALFLPTAAHILLLLLLAGAASRSAADTNLGDLASMQVLATALGADKVLDWSASADPCTAWAGVACSDGRVTAIQVGNRSLAGSLPADVRNLTSLVRLELQNNRLAGPLPSLAGLASLQVLLFHGNLFSSIPPDFFSGLSSLQAVFLDDNPLAAWPLPASLSDAAALVNFSANNANVSGPLPDFLATAFPGLDHLGLAFNLLSGPVPSAFAAASFRSLWLNNQVGPSRLNGGIAFVENMTALEELWLQSNGFSGPLPDFSALTNLRNLELRDNQLTGVVPRSLVELKSLSKVTLTNNLLQGPVPVFPDSVTLDLVPGSESFCLKSAGECDDRVTLLLSIAKSFSYPERFAENWKGNDPCGWLGISCDADGNITVINFSRMSLNGTISPDFSAFTSLQRLLLPNNNLTGTIPSTLTNLTSLKELDVSNNMLWGKIPSFSKNVLVMTGGNVNMGKDVAPPGSDSGSAPNGSDSDPAGSVDVSGNSSGKASSGSVGVIAGSVIAVVAGVSLVGLLSFCYYKKKLQNSGRVQSPNTTVIHPRHSGSDQDMVKITVVGSSMNGGATASESYSQASSGPSDVHVVDAGNMVISIQVLRNVTNNFSEENILGRGGFGTVYKGELHDGTKIAVKRMEAGVMGTKGLNEFKSEIAVLTKVRHRNLVSLLGYCLDGNERLLVYEYMPQGTLSRHLLDWKEEGLKPLEWKKRLSIALDVARGVEYLHNLAHQSFIHRDLKPSNILLGDDMKAKVADFGLVRLAPDGKGCSVETRLAGTFGYLAPEYAVTGRVTTKADVYSFGVILMELITGRKALDESQPEESVHLVTWFRRMQLNKDTFRKAIDPTIDLDEETITSISTVAELAGHCCGREPHQRPDMSHAVTVLASLAELWKPSDPDSEDSYGIDLDMSLPQALKKWQAFDDSSHFDGATSSFLASLDNTQTSIPTRPPGFADSFTSADGR
- the LOC103987539 gene encoding U-box domain-containing protein 21 — protein: MAFPWRNRKSGLKTKLDRRVLDKEITVPTHFRCPISLELMKDPVTASTGITYDRQSIETWLEMGNATCPVTKQELRNADGLLPNHAIRKMIQDWCVANRRHGIERIPTPKIPVTRTQVVDILSEVAAAGQRGDHARCRQMAAKVRNLARESERNRRCFASNGASRVLAATFGAVAGGSSECSAAEVSEEILAALATVSPLDEEAASHIGSPESLGCLASILTHGNLAARLSAALVVKQLLASSGAKVDAVAGTKGLVEALAKLVKEPIFPQATKASLVAIFYMVSHDERTAAQVVDLGLVPVLVEALVEPEKSMNEKALAVLEGLLSCEGGREKARQHALTVPVLVKKMFRVSDMATELVVSALWKLCRNEGEEGEGKGRCLQEALRVGAFQKLLLLLQVGCSGETKEKATDLIKQLDGHREAYECVDTMDFKGLKKPL